In Myxocyprinus asiaticus isolate MX2 ecotype Aquarium Trade chromosome 3, UBuf_Myxa_2, whole genome shotgun sequence, the following proteins share a genomic window:
- the LOC127430334 gene encoding RING finger and transmembrane domain-containing protein 2-like isoform X2, which produces MQRRHSSNTEGMPPERNRSQTLGSESSLDEGGVFDCLKPDSPTSPQQLFSGLVGVSAGNVSSAPFQAAGLVLGSPPDVFIQMTSASRDEGSHRTESQPYLPRPPQHHHHHHHHHHRSSLLHAATSAERHGSRDDGGDDASTPAPALSELKAVVTWLQRGFPFILILLTKVCFQHKLGIAVCIGMISTFAFANSTLKHQVALREERSVFTALWIMIFLAGNIVYLYYTFSAEELHNSLFFAKPNINSFDFFDLIWAVGITDFVLKYFTMEIKCFILSLPKMILAFKSRGKFYLLIEELSQLFRALVPIQLWYKYIMGEDPSSSYFLGATLIIIYSLCKSFDLCGRISGIRKAFVILCNTQSYGTRASAQQCSEAGDVCAICQAEFREPIALLCQHVFCEECLCLWFDRERTCPLCRSSVVETLRNWKDGTTSAHFQIY; this is translated from the exons ATGCAGAGACGCCACAGCAGCAACACTGAGGGCATGCCACCTGAAAG GAATAGAAGTCAGACTCTCGGATCAGAGAGCAGTCTTGATGAAGGAGGAGTGTTTGACTGTCTGAAGCCAGACTCTCCTACATCCCCTCAGCAGCTCTTCTCTGGACTGGTAGGGGTCTCTGCTGGGAATGTGTCCTCAGCTCCTTTCCAGGCTGCAGGGCTAGTTCTGGGTTCTCCCCCAGACGTCTTCATCCAGATGACGTCCGCATCGAGGGATGAAGGCTCTCACAGAACAGAGAGCCAGCCTTACCTTCCTCGGCCTCCtcagcaccatcatcatcatcatcaccatcatcatcgcTCCTCTCTCCTGCATGCAGCCACTTCAGCTGAGAGACACGGGAGCCGAGATGATGGAG GTGATGATGCCTCTACACCAGCTCCTGCTCTCTCTGAGCTCAAGGCTGTGGTCACATGGCTGCAGAGAGGATTCCCATTTATTCTCATTCTCCTCACTAAAGTCTGCTTTCAGCACAAGCTTG GAATTGCTGTTTGCATTGGAATGATCAGCACTTTTGCCTTTGCTAATTCAACTCTGAAGCATCAGGTTGCTCTGCGG GAGGAGAGGTCTGTGTTTACTGCTCTCTGGATTATGATCTTTCTTGCTGGCAACATTGTGTATCTGTACTACACTTTCAGTGCTGAAGAACTACACAACAG CCTTTTTTTTGCAAAGCCAAACATCAACAGCTTTGATTTCTTTGACCTGATCTGGGCTGTTGGAATAAcagattttgtgctgaaataTTTCACCATGGAGATCAAATGCTTCATCCTGTCCCTGCCTAAAATGATCCTCGCTTTCAAGTCCAGG GGGAAGTTTTATCTGCTGATAGAGGAGCTGAGTCAACTCTTCAGAGCTTTGGTTCCCATCCAGTTGTGGTACAAGTACATCATGGGTGAAGATCCATCCAGCAGCTATTTCCTGGGGGCAACACTGATTATCATCTACAGTCTGTGCAAG TCTTTTGATCTGTGTGGAAGAATATCTGGCATTAGAAAAGCCTTTGTCATTCTGTGCAACACACAG AGTTACGGTACGAGAGCCAGTGCTCAGCAGTGCAGTGAGGCAGGGGATGTGTGTGCAATCTGCCAGGCGGAGTTCAGAGAGCCAATCGCACTGCTCTGTCAG CATGTGTTCTGTGAGGAGTGCTTGTGCCTCTGGTTCGACCGTGAGCGAACGTGTCCACTCTGTCGGTCATCTGTGGTGGAAACTCTTCGTAACTGGAAGGACGGGACCACCTCCGCCCACTTTCAGATTTACTAA
- the LOC127430334 gene encoding RING finger and transmembrane domain-containing protein 2-like isoform X1: MRDNPNTTPRTQRLRKSRRSTMEAFFWMCSRSSFGAPGDKAGAMQRRHSSNTEGMPPERNRSQTLGSESSLDEGGVFDCLKPDSPTSPQQLFSGLVGVSAGNVSSAPFQAAGLVLGSPPDVFIQMTSASRDEGSHRTESQPYLPRPPQHHHHHHHHHHRSSLLHAATSAERHGSRDDGGDDASTPAPALSELKAVVTWLQRGFPFILILLTKVCFQHKLGIAVCIGMISTFAFANSTLKHQVALREERSVFTALWIMIFLAGNIVYLYYTFSAEELHNSLFFAKPNINSFDFFDLIWAVGITDFVLKYFTMEIKCFILSLPKMILAFKSRGKFYLLIEELSQLFRALVPIQLWYKYIMGEDPSSSYFLGATLIIIYSLCKSFDLCGRISGIRKAFVILCNTQSYGTRASAQQCSEAGDVCAICQAEFREPIALLCQHVFCEECLCLWFDRERTCPLCRSSVVETLRNWKDGTTSAHFQIY, translated from the exons ATGAGGGACAATCCAAACACGACCCCCAGGACCCAACGCTTGCGTAAGAGCCGACGCAGCACCATGGAGGCGTTCTTCTGGATGTGCAGCAGATCCAG TTTTGGAGCTCCTGGTGATAAAGCGGGTGCCATGCAGAGACGCCACAGCAGCAACACTGAGGGCATGCCACCTGAAAG GAATAGAAGTCAGACTCTCGGATCAGAGAGCAGTCTTGATGAAGGAGGAGTGTTTGACTGTCTGAAGCCAGACTCTCCTACATCCCCTCAGCAGCTCTTCTCTGGACTGGTAGGGGTCTCTGCTGGGAATGTGTCCTCAGCTCCTTTCCAGGCTGCAGGGCTAGTTCTGGGTTCTCCCCCAGACGTCTTCATCCAGATGACGTCCGCATCGAGGGATGAAGGCTCTCACAGAACAGAGAGCCAGCCTTACCTTCCTCGGCCTCCtcagcaccatcatcatcatcatcaccatcatcatcgcTCCTCTCTCCTGCATGCAGCCACTTCAGCTGAGAGACACGGGAGCCGAGATGATGGAG GTGATGATGCCTCTACACCAGCTCCTGCTCTCTCTGAGCTCAAGGCTGTGGTCACATGGCTGCAGAGAGGATTCCCATTTATTCTCATTCTCCTCACTAAAGTCTGCTTTCAGCACAAGCTTG GAATTGCTGTTTGCATTGGAATGATCAGCACTTTTGCCTTTGCTAATTCAACTCTGAAGCATCAGGTTGCTCTGCGG GAGGAGAGGTCTGTGTTTACTGCTCTCTGGATTATGATCTTTCTTGCTGGCAACATTGTGTATCTGTACTACACTTTCAGTGCTGAAGAACTACACAACAG CCTTTTTTTTGCAAAGCCAAACATCAACAGCTTTGATTTCTTTGACCTGATCTGGGCTGTTGGAATAAcagattttgtgctgaaataTTTCACCATGGAGATCAAATGCTTCATCCTGTCCCTGCCTAAAATGATCCTCGCTTTCAAGTCCAGG GGGAAGTTTTATCTGCTGATAGAGGAGCTGAGTCAACTCTTCAGAGCTTTGGTTCCCATCCAGTTGTGGTACAAGTACATCATGGGTGAAGATCCATCCAGCAGCTATTTCCTGGGGGCAACACTGATTATCATCTACAGTCTGTGCAAG TCTTTTGATCTGTGTGGAAGAATATCTGGCATTAGAAAAGCCTTTGTCATTCTGTGCAACACACAG AGTTACGGTACGAGAGCCAGTGCTCAGCAGTGCAGTGAGGCAGGGGATGTGTGTGCAATCTGCCAGGCGGAGTTCAGAGAGCCAATCGCACTGCTCTGTCAG CATGTGTTCTGTGAGGAGTGCTTGTGCCTCTGGTTCGACCGTGAGCGAACGTGTCCACTCTGTCGGTCATCTGTGGTGGAAACTCTTCGTAACTGGAAGGACGGGACCACCTCCGCCCACTTTCAGATTTACTAA